Proteins encoded in a region of the Marinomonas maritima genome:
- a CDS encoding DUF6484 domain-containing protein: protein MSEVNGQTTGSSAKAEVQTETASIQDNWVESAVNSGPQRHVQINVPVLGTLLGYDEEGAPYVSHEYSDLPYIKALSTVKLKEKDIERPVTLIFNQGDASKPIIIGVIQDPAFETDEEPLVLENEHGIELKCGQGKIVLDPTGGVFVQGSTINTQAYGTNQLKGGVVKIN, encoded by the coding sequence ATGAGTGAAGTGAATGGCCAAACAACTGGCTCATCAGCGAAGGCTGAAGTGCAAACCGAAACAGCTTCAATACAAGACAACTGGGTAGAATCTGCCGTTAACTCGGGGCCGCAAAGACATGTGCAAATCAACGTTCCTGTTCTGGGAACCCTACTTGGCTACGACGAAGAGGGTGCTCCTTATGTTTCTCATGAGTACAGTGACCTTCCTTATATCAAAGCATTATCAACTGTGAAGTTGAAAGAGAAAGACATTGAGCGGCCTGTAACACTGATTTTTAACCAAGGTGATGCAAGTAAGCCTATTATCATTGGCGTGATTCAAGATCCTGCATTTGAAACAGATGAAGAGCCACTTGTTTTAGAAAATGAGCATGGTATTGAACTGAAATGTGGCCAAGGAAAAATTGTGTTAGATCCTACTGGCGGTGTATTTGTCCAAGGTAGCACGATTAACACACAAGCCTATGGTACAAATCAGCTGAAAGGCGGTGTGGTGAAAATTAACTGA
- a CDS encoding DUF2169 family type VI secretion system accessory protein, whose amino-acid sequence MELNNFTNLQARYVGSTLKDGREVIVLVAKGTWSIPSQGEAPTPIYDNPVEVMVADSTLGDPASSPTLYENDLAPIKPKCDVVMHACAYSPNDEAVAERMVNLAVADQINKSIRVFGPRAWKRTVLGAEPDTAQPYLKQEIRYDLAFGGVDMTDYDSKGKMHECESNPIGIGYAPKTPLQDIVGTSAPQLEAVDQSIKSPDKKHYRPMAFGPIARRSQPRLSFGGTYDQNWLDNVSPFLPDDFDEQYYQFAPQDQQMNYLQGGEKVTLVGVTPDQFRQFQLPTTQLYMAVIKSGGQEEILDCHADTLFLEPELGRFSITWRAYVPIEYYPGEIDKLIVGHPTPGWRRARAKGKEYRSLKRPKAV is encoded by the coding sequence ATGGAACTAAATAACTTTACCAACCTACAAGCGCGATATGTCGGCAGTACGTTAAAAGATGGACGCGAAGTGATTGTGCTAGTGGCAAAAGGCACTTGGAGTATTCCCAGCCAAGGAGAAGCGCCGACGCCGATATATGATAATCCAGTTGAAGTCATGGTGGCGGACAGCACATTGGGCGATCCGGCCTCCAGCCCCACGCTATATGAAAATGATCTCGCACCGATTAAGCCCAAATGCGATGTGGTGATGCATGCGTGCGCATATAGTCCTAATGATGAGGCCGTGGCAGAGCGTATGGTCAATCTAGCCGTTGCCGATCAAATTAATAAAAGCATTCGTGTGTTTGGCCCACGTGCATGGAAACGTACAGTATTAGGCGCAGAGCCTGATACAGCACAGCCTTATCTCAAGCAAGAAATACGTTATGACCTTGCCTTCGGTGGTGTCGATATGACGGACTATGATAGCAAAGGAAAAATGCATGAATGTGAAAGCAATCCTATTGGCATAGGGTATGCGCCAAAAACGCCACTACAAGACATAGTAGGGACTTCCGCTCCACAACTTGAGGCGGTTGACCAGTCTATTAAAAGCCCTGATAAAAAACATTATCGCCCAATGGCATTTGGCCCAATCGCACGACGATCACAGCCTCGTTTAAGCTTTGGCGGCACCTATGACCAAAACTGGCTCGATAATGTCAGCCCGTTTTTACCCGATGACTTTGATGAGCAGTATTATCAATTTGCGCCTCAAGATCAGCAAATGAACTATCTGCAAGGAGGGGAAAAGGTCACATTAGTTGGTGTGACACCGGATCAGTTTCGTCAGTTTCAGCTACCAACGACACAGCTTTATATGGCCGTTATCAAGTCTGGTGGACAAGAGGAAATATTAGACTGTCACGCGGATACCTTATTTCTAGAGCCTGAGCTTGGACGTTTCAGTATTACTTGGCGCGCGTATGTTCCTATCGAATACTACCCAGGGGAAATCGACAAACTTATTGTTGGGCACCCTACACCCGGTTGGCGCCGAGCACGAGCTAAAGGAAAAGAGTACCGATCATTAAAGAGACCTAAGGCCGTATGA
- a CDS encoding PAAR-like domain-containing protein, with the protein MANQVFANGLEIACKAAAGLSPAAFPDPCFSPYLIPYPNTTFAKDLANASTTVFITNKPIALKDQSFFATSTGNEPATNNYAKGLKTQVITGKGYFRSWSMDVFVEGYNVCRHTDNMTHNHGSDPGNTGNWQYLDTPDDKAACKADRKRVEDECGVSKKDNDRFKKRQEKASKRKKKKSASSSKASKPRNMTWKDKHCTGVMIKPTNIKELEDRLSELKEEATGMIADIEGVLKDYAIEAGKDYAIRAGAKHVGALGCTVLSPAGTAACEIGVGVYNVLDGVWTAGSTAVGVYGMRFEAGTLVDQARTSKKYMNKLAEYESQLSRATSQKEIDQLKSDFWESFRADMKEFVEDNECLKTRKCMLVPYDSGQKGGKHGKEASSNVAKTSSAGKTNADDLFGKLGNASTGGCCPGQTGHHLLPEAWLSDSKCGYSKSVHNKAPTVCAEGVGHSDGTHGTFHTKTDEVSKKHLGEQVSIDQAINLAQEGHQNAVNTDFGERWFGKHCDPDCIKAQLQAFYKSMDCKPTVKDKVGGEGATSDSSTSTIGNQGL; encoded by the coding sequence ATGGCTAACCAAGTTTTTGCTAATGGATTAGAAATCGCTTGTAAAGCGGCGGCTGGTTTATCCCCTGCCGCGTTTCCAGATCCTTGTTTCAGTCCCTATCTTATCCCGTACCCGAATACGACATTTGCGAAAGATCTAGCCAATGCTAGTACCACGGTCTTTATCACGAATAAACCTATCGCTCTGAAAGATCAATCTTTCTTTGCGACCAGTACCGGTAATGAACCTGCGACCAATAACTACGCCAAAGGCCTAAAAACCCAAGTCATTACAGGCAAAGGCTACTTCCGATCATGGTCTATGGATGTATTTGTGGAGGGTTATAACGTATGTCGTCATACCGATAATATGACCCATAACCACGGCTCTGATCCAGGGAATACAGGTAACTGGCAATATTTGGATACGCCAGATGACAAAGCAGCTTGTAAGGCTGATAGAAAGCGTGTTGAAGACGAGTGCGGTGTTTCTAAAAAGGATAATGATCGTTTTAAGAAGCGCCAAGAAAAAGCCTCAAAGCGCAAAAAGAAAAAATCAGCTTCCTCCTCCAAGGCTAGTAAGCCACGCAATATGACATGGAAAGACAAACATTGTACTGGAGTGATGATCAAACCGACCAATATTAAAGAGTTAGAGGATAGGCTTAGTGAATTAAAAGAAGAAGCCACCGGTATGATTGCTGACATAGAAGGCGTCTTAAAAGATTATGCCATTGAAGCAGGAAAGGATTATGCCATCAGAGCTGGGGCGAAGCATGTTGGCGCACTGGGGTGTACAGTACTCTCCCCAGCAGGGACGGCAGCCTGCGAGATTGGTGTAGGCGTATATAATGTGCTGGATGGTGTATGGACGGCAGGCAGTACCGCGGTTGGAGTGTATGGGATGCGCTTTGAAGCGGGTACATTGGTTGATCAAGCGCGTACTTCAAAAAAATACATGAATAAGCTGGCTGAGTATGAATCACAGCTGAGTCGTGCAACCAGTCAAAAAGAAATTGATCAATTAAAATCTGATTTCTGGGAGTCTTTCCGCGCAGACATGAAAGAGTTCGTCGAAGACAATGAGTGTCTTAAAACGCGTAAATGTATGTTAGTGCCCTATGACTCGGGTCAAAAAGGCGGAAAGCACGGTAAAGAGGCCTCTTCAAACGTCGCCAAGACCAGCAGTGCGGGTAAGACCAATGCAGATGATCTGTTTGGCAAGCTAGGCAATGCCTCGACAGGCGGTTGCTGCCCTGGCCAAACGGGCCACCACCTACTCCCCGAGGCGTGGTTATCGGACAGTAAGTGTGGTTACAGCAAGTCAGTACACAACAAGGCGCCAACAGTATGTGCGGAAGGGGTGGGGCATAGTGACGGCACCCATGGAACGTTTCATACGAAAACGGATGAAGTGTCAAAGAAGCATTTGGGTGAACAAGTTTCTATAGATCAGGCAATTAACCTTGCACAAGAAGGCCACCAGAATGCGGTGAATACAGACTTTGGTGAAAGGTGGTTTGGGAAACATTGTGACCCTGACTGTATTAAAGCCCAGCTGCAAGCATTTTATAAAAGTATGGATTGCAAGCCCACTGTAAAAGATAAAGTGGGTGGTGAAGGTGCTACTAGCGATTCGAGTACTAGTACAATAGGTAATCAAGGGTTGTAA